The Vibrio aphrogenes genomic interval TAGCCAAAATATTATTAAAGCGGTTGAAGCGGCCGTTACAAGAGATATGACCATCATTGCCTTTACTGGTAAAGATGGCGGTGAATTAGCGGGATTATTGGGAGAATCGGATGTGGAAATTCGTATCCCATCTCATCGTACTGCGCGGATCCATGAAGTGCATATGCTGACTCTACATTGCTTATGTGACCTCATTGATCAAGTTATCTTCCCTACACATACAGGATAAATTTGTGAAAAAAAGCATCGTATTTATCGGTCTATTAAGCCTTTTTATAACTGGGTGTTCCGCTCTTCAACATCAATCGCAGAGTGCTCAGCAACAACAATGGCAAGCAAACAACATTAAGCTAAATGTAAACACTCTCAATAAAGCTCCTCAATATAAAGGAAAGGTGCGTGTTGCGGCAGAAGTCATTAATGGTGATGTATTGTTGATTGGACAAGCTGTTGATGAAGAAAAAAGGCAATCTATTGAAGCTTATGTTCAAAAACTACAAGGCGTTGATCAGACCTTCAATCAAATTCGTATCGGCAATCCGATTTCTTTTGATCAAGTCAGTTACGATACTTGGTTAACCACTCGAGTAAAAAGTGCCTTACTTTCAGACGACCGTTTGGATAACTATTCGATCAGTGTCGTTACAGAAAATAAAGAAGTCTTTTTGATGGGTAACGTCCCTGTGGAAACCGCCAATATTGCAGCCGATATTGCCAGCCATATTGATGGCGTCGCTAAAGTGGTTAAAGCCTTTAATTACCTCAGCTCATCCACCAGCAATGCTTCACTTCCAAGTACGATAGCCCCCATCGATGCACCTACTGAAACGTCGGCTGACCACGAGAATAATGTGGAACAAGATGGCGTCCCTATCATAGACGACCCGATGCATGTTATCGATGAAGATGATGTGATGTAAGATCAATAAAACCCCATTACAACAAATTTGAATGGGGTTTTATTTTACTAGCACTTGGCCTCTTTTCTTTGAATGCGCTTCACTCTTAATCGGGCTGGCCTAACCTTAAAACACCAGAGCTCCATCCGTCTCTATCCTCACGGCAACCCTATCACCAACATCAAGAATATGATTCGATTGAGCCAATAAATGTACACCTTGTACATCAATCACATAACGACAATGATCGCCCATAAACTGCTGCTCGATGACCTGGACATCACTCTCTTCATCTTTTAACAGCGACACTTGTTGTGGTCGAAGTAAAATTTCACAGCCATCGCCAACTTGATAAG includes:
- a CDS encoding BON domain-containing protein, producing the protein MKKSIVFIGLLSLFITGCSALQHQSQSAQQQQWQANNIKLNVNTLNKAPQYKGKVRVAAEVINGDVLLIGQAVDEEKRQSIEAYVQKLQGVDQTFNQIRIGNPISFDQVSYDTWLTTRVKSALLSDDRLDNYSISVVTENKEVFLMGNVPVETANIAADIASHIDGVAKVVKAFNYLSSSTSNASLPSTIAPIDAPTETSADHENNVEQDGVPIIDDPMHVIDEDDVM